In one window of Acidobacteriota bacterium DNA:
- a CDS encoding helix-turn-helix transcriptional regulator — protein MTKPQTITLAGEAYVVVPLSEYEELRNAVDEDARDAAAMRRVLEDPNEESVPIELVDRLLAGENPVRAWREYRGLTGVELAAAAGVAASYLSAIENRKKPGSINALKRLATALRVDVDDLI, from the coding sequence GTGACCAAACCCCAAACCATCACGCTAGCCGGCGAAGCCTATGTTGTCGTTCCCCTTTCCGAATATGAGGAGCTGCGCAACGCCGTTGACGAGGATGCGCGGGATGCTGCCGCCATGCGACGGGTGCTCGAGGATCCTAACGAGGAATCCGTGCCCATCGAGCTGGTGGACCGGCTGCTGGCGGGGGAGAATCCGGTGCGCGCCTGGCGGGAGTATCGCGGCTTGACGGGGGTTGAGCTCGCTGCTGCCGCTGGAGTTGCGGCCTCTTATCTGTCGGCCATAGAGAACCGGAAAAAGCCCGGTTCAATCAACGCCTTAAAGCGCTTGGCCACTGCCCTGCGAGTGGATGTCGACGACCTGATTTGA
- a CDS encoding type II toxin-antitoxin system RelE/ParE family toxin has product MFEVVISKSARRCLTRMPAKTAQIIRGEIAAVAADPLAQHNNVTPLRGIEGFRLRVGDWRVLYQLDVPAQVLRITNILPRGGAYS; this is encoded by the coding sequence GTGTTTGAGGTAGTGATTTCCAAGAGTGCTCGCCGTTGCCTGACGCGTATGCCGGCCAAGACGGCACAGATCATCCGGGGCGAGATCGCCGCGGTGGCAGCGGATCCGCTGGCGCAGCACAATAATGTGACGCCATTGCGTGGAATCGAGGGATTTCGGCTGCGGGTGGGCGATTGGCGAGTTTTGTACCAGTTGGATGTCCCTGCACAAGTCCTGAGAATTACCAATATTTTGCCGCGTGGAGGCGCCTACTCGTGA
- a CDS encoding amidohydrolase family protein — MTKDWELRDCDREFFERELRSFVPEKIFDAHAHLYETWHWGRGEGGMQGPRVATLAEFRRLMEWITPGSHTTALFFGVGFSDERLRPSNEFVAAEVSLDPECRGQMVISPRMDPEEVRQEAKRLGFTGLKVYHTFVQGEVTWHADISKFLTEEHVRVAHQEGWTITLHMVKDRAMADPANQERIVEFCTRYPDMKLILAHAARGFNPYHTVEGIHALKGLRNVWCDTSAVTEAGAFEAIVDTLGHDRLLWGSDFPVSHGRGRCIAIGDQFFWLGEDSLDWDGVAAQASVQPVLTGLESLRVLKLAARHLRLSDSQVEDIFYYNARRMLGMDG; from the coding sequence ATGACAAAGGACTGGGAACTCAGGGATTGCGACCGGGAGTTCTTTGAGAGAGAACTGCGAAGCTTCGTTCCGGAGAAGATCTTCGACGCCCACGCCCACCTCTACGAGACCTGGCACTGGGGACGCGGCGAAGGGGGGATGCAGGGACCCAGGGTGGCGACCCTGGCCGAGTTTCGCCGCCTGATGGAGTGGATCACGCCCGGCAGCCATACCACGGCGCTGTTCTTCGGAGTGGGCTTCAGCGACGAACGCCTCCGCCCGTCAAACGAATTCGTGGCGGCTGAGGTGAGCCTGGACCCGGAATGCCGCGGGCAGATGGTGATCTCCCCCCGCATGGATCCCGAGGAGGTCCGGCAGGAGGCCAAGCGGCTGGGCTTTACCGGCCTCAAGGTCTACCACACCTTCGTACAGGGAGAAGTCACCTGGCATGCGGATATCTCCAAGTTTCTCACGGAAGAGCACGTGCGGGTAGCCCACCAGGAAGGCTGGACCATCACGCTTCACATGGTCAAGGACCGGGCCATGGCGGATCCCGCCAACCAGGAGCGAATTGTCGAGTTCTGCACCCGTTACCCGGACATGAAGCTCATCCTGGCCCACGCGGCCCGGGGCTTCAATCCCTATCACACGGTGGAGGGCATCCACGCTCTGAAGGGACTGCGCAACGTCTGGTGCGACACCTCGGCGGTCACCGAGGCCGGAGCTTTCGAAGCCATCGTGGACACGCTGGGCCACGACCGCCTGCTGTGGGGGTCCGATTTCCCGGTCAGCCACGGACGCGGGCGCTGCATAGCCATCGGAGACCAGTTCTTCTGGCTGGGAGAGGACAGCCTGGACTGGGACGGCGTGGCTGCCCAAGCCTCCGTTCAACCCGTGCTGACGGGCCTGGAGTCCCTGCGGGTCCTGAAGCTGGCCGCGCGGCACCTGCGGCTGAGCGACAGCCAGGTGGAGGACATCTTCTACTACAACGCCCGGAGGATGCTGGGAATGGATGGGTGA